Proteins from a genomic interval of Methanoplanus endosymbiosus:
- a CDS encoding nucleotide-binding protein, whose protein sequence is MKIKNTNVNISAINIGVVGFFAFFFLVYVILSGEYMSLLWGIPILAALFVIPIILSYMSASEYNDLAPIYEAEAKPVRIKMINESSIGNIVKIEGVVEKAMFKSLNRPQFHVADRSGLISVKMFTGISEDINKDDIVEVYGQVIKRYVMVGEPVINAVIIRKTEKRDAN, encoded by the coding sequence ATGAAAATTAAAAATACGAATGTAAATATCTCGGCCATCAATATCGGGGTGGTGGGATTTTTTGCATTCTTTTTTTTGGTCTATGTAATCTTATCCGGGGAGTATATGTCGCTTTTATGGGGAATCCCGATTCTTGCGGCTTTGTTTGTTATCCCTATCATTCTGAGTTATATGAGTGCCTCAGAGTACAATGACCTTGCGCCCATATATGAGGCAGAAGCAAAACCTGTCAGAATTAAGATGATCAATGAGTCCTCAATTGGAAACATCGTAAAAATTGAAGGTGTTGTCGAGAAGGCGATGTTTAAGTCACTCAACAGGCCCCAGTTTCATGTGGCTGACAGATCAGGTCTGATCTCGGTCAAGATGTTCACCGGAATTTCGGAGGATATAAACAAGGATGATATTGTTGAAGTTTACGGACAGGTCATCAAGAGATATGTCATGGTAGGAGAACCTGTAATCAATGCAGTAATAATTCGCAAAACCGAAAAGAGAGATGCGAATTAA
- the fdhF gene encoding formate dehydrogenase subunit alpha, whose translation MDLKFVQTTCPYCGTGCTFNLVVKDGKVVGSTAYQRSPVNMGKTCPKGTYAYEFVNSPKRLTTPLIKKDGEFVEATWDEAYKLIAEKFKGYKAEEMACLSSARTSNEDNYALMKFARGALKTKHIDHCARLCHSSTVAGLAAVFGSGAMTNSIPDIEESKCIFIIGSNTFEQHPLIGRRVMMAKKKGAKLIYADPRYTPTAKQADIYMQFKSGGDVAILNCFMHEIIKNGWEDKEFIANRTKGYEELKALVMKDDYSPENVEKITGIPAATLREAAELYGKAESGALLYSMGITQHTVGVDNVKSTAHLQMVTGNLGRPGTGVNALRGQNNVQGACDMGALPVVFTGYQKVIDPVAHKKFEDAWGFPDGIAPAENGYEVTTMVNVMSDNPGELKAMYIMGENPLLSDPNIDHAKHAFESLEFLVVQDIFLTETAQIADVVLPATCYAEKDGTQTSTERRVQKWRKAQDPPGVAKLDWKILAEVAGAMGYADQFAWETSEDVFNEIAAVTPSYHGMNYERLDKPEALHWPCPEVDHPGTPILHTQKFATADGLGVLSAIEWKAPAEVPDEEYPYIFTTGRTIWHWHTGTMTRNSPTLDHEVPTGWIEINPDDAKELGIAYGEKVRAITRRGEVEVTAKVTRDIMKGVMFMPFHFAECPANRLTNDALDPVSKIPEYKACAIKIEKIQEA comes from the coding sequence ATGGATCTCAAGTTTGTTCAGACAACATGTCCCTACTGTGGAACAGGTTGTACTTTCAATCTTGTCGTTAAGGACGGCAAGGTAGTGGGTTCAACAGCGTATCAGCGTTCACCCGTAAATATGGGTAAAACCTGTCCAAAGGGCACATATGCATATGAGTTTGTAAACAGTCCAAAAAGGCTGACAACACCGCTCATTAAGAAAGACGGCGAATTCGTTGAAGCTACTTGGGATGAGGCATACAAGCTCATTGCAGAGAAGTTTAAGGGCTACAAAGCTGAAGAGATGGCATGCCTTTCATCAGCACGTACTTCAAACGAAGATAACTATGCTCTGATGAAGTTTGCACGTGGTGCACTCAAGACAAAGCACATTGATCACTGTGCACGTCTCTGCCACTCTTCAACAGTTGCAGGACTTGCAGCAGTATTCGGATCAGGTGCAATGACCAACTCTATTCCTGATATTGAGGAATCAAAGTGTATCTTCATTATTGGAAGTAACACATTTGAGCAGCACCCGCTTATCGGACGCAGAGTGATGATGGCAAAGAAGAAGGGTGCAAAGCTCATCTACGCAGATCCAAGGTACACCCCTACTGCAAAGCAGGCTGACATCTACATGCAGTTTAAGTCTGGTGGAGATGTTGCAATTCTCAACTGCTTCATGCACGAGATCATCAAGAACGGATGGGAAGACAAAGAGTTCATCGCAAACAGGACTAAAGGCTATGAAGAGCTTAAGGCCCTTGTAATGAAGGACGATTACTCACCTGAGAATGTTGAGAAGATTACCGGTATTCCGGCAGCTACACTCCGTGAAGCAGCAGAACTCTATGGTAAGGCAGAGAGCGGAGCACTTCTCTACTCAATGGGTATCACACAGCACACAGTTGGTGTTGACAACGTTAAGTCAACTGCACACCTTCAGATGGTTACAGGAAACCTTGGAAGACCTGGAACCGGTGTAAACGCACTCCGTGGACAGAACAATGTTCAGGGTGCATGTGATATGGGAGCACTTCCTGTAGTATTTACAGGATACCAGAAGGTAATTGACCCTGTGGCACACAAGAAATTCGAGGACGCATGGGGATTCCCAGACGGAATTGCGCCTGCTGAGAACGGATATGAAGTTACCACCATGGTCAATGTCATGTCTGACAACCCCGGAGAACTCAAGGCAATGTACATCATGGGTGAGAACCCGCTTCTCTCAGATCCAAACATTGACCATGCAAAACATGCATTCGAGTCCCTTGAATTCCTCGTTGTTCAGGATATCTTCCTTACAGAGACAGCACAGATCGCTGATGTTGTCCTGCCGGCAACCTGCTACGCAGAAAAAGACGGTACCCAGACCTCAACCGAACGCCGTGTCCAGAAATGGAGAAAGGCACAGGATCCACCTGGAGTTGCAAAACTTGACTGGAAGATTCTTGCAGAGGTTGCAGGAGCAATGGGCTATGCAGATCAGTTCGCATGGGAGACCTCAGAGGATGTCTTCAATGAGATTGCAGCAGTCACACCTTCATACCACGGTATGAACTACGAAAGACTTGATAAACCAGAGGCACTTCACTGGCCATGCCCTGAAGTTGACCATCCGGGAACACCAATCCTGCACACCCAGAAGTTTGCAACAGCTGACGGACTTGGAGTTCTCTCAGCAATTGAGTGGAAGGCACCGGCAGAAGTTCCTGATGAGGAATATCCGTATATCTTCACAACCGGAAGGACAATCTGGCACTGGCATACCGGTACAATGACCAGAAACTCACCAACACTTGACCATGAAGTTCCAACCGGATGGATTGAGATCAACCCTGATGATGCAAAGGAACTTGGAATTGCATACGGCGAGAAGGTACGTGCAATCACAAGACGTGGTGAAGTTGAGGTAACTGCAAAGGTAACGAGAGACATTATGAAAGGTGTAATGTTCATGCCGTTCCACTTCGCAGAATGCCCGGCAAACAGGCTTACAAACGATGCACTTGACCCAGTTTCCAAGATTCCGGAGTACAAGGCATGTGCTATAAAGATTGAAAAGATTCAGGAGGCCTGA
- a CDS encoding Coenzyme F420 hydrogenase/dehydrogenase, beta subunit C-terminal domain, producing the protein MVANGDMLLAWAKDAEYLKKGECGGAVTAILKNALETGLVDAVFAVEKGYDIYDAKPAFITNPEDIDRLSGSLHCGTLLLPKMIKKFLDGAKDMKLAVTLKGCDAKALYELAKRQQINLDNIYSIGLNCGGSISPVAGRKMIEEKFGVSPDDVVKEEIDKGQFIIETKDGEHKGIKIDELEEEGYGRRANCQRCKTKIPRQCDIACGNWGVPADKAGKATFIEVCSDKGAELIEKTSGAIETAPTDPKFVAIRGKIEQAMYKLADKARAEQFAAMGEGQDRLSFIMKETSRCIKCYQCIENCPICYCVECSTKKPYLVTPGQVPPPFMFHMIRYVHVSDSCINCGQCEELCAMDIPNALYMHALQIEMQEMFGYEPGVNLDLPVLALVEEPTERKRLSDTGDDQIFNIFT; encoded by the coding sequence ATGGTAGCAAATGGAGATATGTTACTTGCATGGGCAAAGGACGCCGAATACCTTAAAAAGGGAGAATGCGGCGGTGCAGTAACAGCAATACTTAAGAATGCCCTTGAAACCGGTCTTGTTGATGCAGTATTTGCAGTCGAGAAAGGCTACGATATTTATGATGCAAAACCTGCGTTCATCACAAATCCGGAAGACATCGACAGACTCAGCGGTTCACTTCACTGTGGTACCCTTCTGCTGCCAAAAATGATCAAGAAGTTCCTTGACGGTGCAAAGGACATGAAGCTTGCAGTAACCCTGAAGGGTTGCGATGCAAAAGCACTCTATGAACTTGCAAAGAGGCAGCAGATCAATCTTGACAACATCTACTCAATCGGTCTGAACTGTGGTGGTTCAATCAGTCCCGTTGCAGGAAGAAAGATGATCGAGGAGAAGTTTGGAGTAAGTCCGGACGATGTTGTAAAGGAAGAGATCGACAAAGGCCAGTTCATCATCGAAACAAAAGACGGTGAACACAAGGGCATAAAGATCGATGAACTTGAGGAAGAAGGATACGGCCGCCGTGCAAACTGCCAGCGCTGTAAGACCAAAATCCCACGCCAGTGTGATATTGCATGCGGAAACTGGGGTGTACCTGCTGATAAAGCCGGCAAGGCAACCTTCATTGAAGTATGCTCAGACAAGGGTGCAGAACTTATCGAGAAGACTTCAGGTGCAATCGAGACCGCACCAACGGATCCAAAATTCGTTGCAATTCGCGGAAAGATTGAGCAGGCAATGTACAAACTTGCTGATAAAGCAAGGGCAGAACAGTTCGCAGCAATGGGTGAGGGCCAGGACCGCCTGAGCTTCATTATGAAGGAGACCTCACGCTGTATCAAATGCTACCAGTGCATTGAGAACTGCCCAATCTGCTACTGTGTTGAATGCTCAACAAAGAAACCATACCTTGTAACACCCGGCCAGGTTCCGCCTCCCTTCATGTTCCACATGATAAGATACGTCCATGTTTCAGATTCATGTATCAACTGTGGTCAGTGCGAAGAGCTTTGTGCAATGGATATTCCAAATGCACTCTACATGCACGCACTCCAGATTGAAATGCAGGAGATGTTCGGATATGAACCTGGTGTAAACCTTGATCTTCCGGTTCTTGCACTCGTTGAGGAACCGACAGAAAGGAAGCGCCTGAGCGATACAGGTGACGACCAGATTTTCAATATATTTACTTAA
- a CDS encoding chloride channel protein has protein sequence MIPGFEKYASINRTILIGIIIGIISGIGAYIFFQGLKYGSLFVSEYLLGYHMPHEGETIQIISQWSPPAAIWLILPIICTGALISGYIVYRFAPEAEGHGTDAAIKAFHKGSKIRWRVPVVKAIASIITISSGGSAGREGPTAQISAGFGSIAADFLNLSERERRIAIATGIGAGIGTIFKAPLGGAILAAEILYRRDFEADAILPAFIASITGYTIFGFFEGYGPVFGETELFWEPSQIPLFIILGVICAAFGIAYIRTFYGTRRIFADFFIKYNLPPYLKPVSGALIIALLVIAMAHISPEAMITGLASLGTGYGFLQIAMYNILPLSVLLILPFTKIITTSLTIGSGGSGGVFAPGLAIGGAAGGAFGLLLNLAFPEIVPLTSVPAFVIVGMIALFGSIANAPIAVMIMVTEMTSDFSILVPAMGAVAISTILTGEDTIFKEQVRTKAESEAHREEYQIEILQEIKASSAMVKPEDLITVHPDDPCNEVYSMMNETKHTGFPVIDNGMLIGIITHRDTYLENGKIPCIKVRERMKENLITISENSTLDSALYLMMKNSIHHILVVDEKNKKELKGFITSTDIMQAYTSRMKENIQVKCHKHK, from the coding sequence ATGATTCCCGGATTTGAAAAATATGCTTCAATTAACAGAACTATACTGATAGGAATAATAATCGGAATCATTTCAGGAATAGGAGCATATATCTTCTTTCAGGGATTAAAATACGGTTCATTATTTGTTTCGGAATATCTTCTCGGTTATCATATGCCACATGAAGGCGAGACCATTCAGATAATATCACAATGGTCGCCTCCGGCGGCAATATGGTTAATTCTGCCAATTATATGCACAGGTGCGCTGATTTCAGGATATATTGTATATCGTTTCGCGCCTGAGGCAGAAGGGCATGGCACTGATGCAGCAATTAAGGCATTTCACAAAGGAAGCAAAATCAGGTGGCGCGTTCCGGTTGTAAAGGCCATCGCCTCAATAATCACCATATCAAGCGGCGGAAGTGCAGGAAGAGAAGGGCCGACAGCACAGATATCCGCCGGTTTTGGATCAATTGCCGCTGATTTCCTGAACCTCTCAGAGAGGGAGAGAAGAATTGCCATTGCCACGGGCATTGGCGCAGGTATCGGGACAATATTCAAAGCACCGTTAGGCGGTGCAATTCTGGCCGCCGAAATCCTGTACAGAAGGGACTTTGAGGCAGATGCCATACTTCCGGCATTCATAGCATCAATAACAGGATATACCATATTCGGATTTTTTGAAGGTTATGGCCCGGTCTTCGGCGAGACAGAACTATTCTGGGAACCTTCTCAGATACCCCTCTTCATCATCCTGGGAGTAATCTGCGCAGCATTTGGAATTGCATATATCAGAACTTTTTACGGAACAAGGAGAATATTTGCCGATTTTTTCATAAAATATAATCTGCCGCCATACTTAAAGCCGGTTTCAGGGGCACTCATTATTGCATTGCTTGTCATTGCAATGGCGCATATCTCTCCGGAGGCGATGATAACCGGACTTGCAAGTCTGGGAACAGGATATGGCTTCCTCCAGATTGCAATGTACAACATTCTGCCTCTCTCGGTTCTTCTCATCCTTCCGTTTACAAAGATCATTACGACATCGCTTACAATTGGCTCAGGCGGGAGCGGAGGAGTATTCGCCCCCGGACTTGCAATAGGTGGCGCGGCAGGAGGGGCATTTGGTCTTCTGCTGAATCTGGCATTCCCTGAGATTGTCCCTCTGACATCCGTTCCGGCATTTGTGATAGTTGGTATGATTGCACTCTTTGGCAGTATTGCAAATGCCCCAATCGCAGTTATGATAATGGTAACCGAGATGACCAGTGACTTCTCCATACTTGTGCCGGCAATGGGAGCTGTTGCAATATCCACCATTCTGACAGGTGAGGACACTATATTTAAGGAACAGGTCAGGACAAAGGCAGAATCAGAAGCACACAGAGAGGAATATCAGATAGAGATCCTTCAGGAAATAAAAGCGTCCAGTGCAATGGTAAAGCCTGAGGATCTTATAACCGTTCATCCGGATGACCCCTGCAATGAAGTTTACAGTATGATGAATGAAACGAAGCATACCGGATTTCCGGTGATTGACAATGGCATGCTCATAGGGATAATAACCCACAGGGATACCTATCTTGAGAACGGTAAAATCCCCTGCATAAAAGTCAGGGAGAGGATGAAAGAGAATCTTATAACCATAAGTGAGAATTCCACACTTGACAGCGCCCTATACCTGATGATGAAGAACAGCATACATCATATACTTGTGGTGGATGAGAAGAATAAAAAAGAACTTAAGGGATTTATTACATCAACCGACATTATGCAGGCGTACACTTCCAGAATGAAAGAAAATATCCAGGTAAAATGCCACAAACACAAGTGA
- the pscS gene encoding O-phospho-L-seryl-tRNA:Cys-tRNA synthase: MKCTGNIDTREVEELYINIDPIQAGGRLTNEAQKAVIAYSDGYSVCDNCLKPFRLDYIRKPPIAEFHEDCAKWLNMDQLRVVPGARRGFQAVANSLVQKGDPVILTALSHYTEFVSVEQSGGIPCEIPADENNHITGENAAEKIEEVIAKFGKTPPLLYLEHVDYQYGNIHDIKGVVKAAHQYDIPVLLNGAYSVGIMPVDGKELGVDFIVGSGHKSMAAPAPSGVLAANEEYADVVFRTITAKGDVTGRTFGIKEVEMMGCTLMGVTVMGLIASFPEVKKRVLEWDREIEQSRIITDALLSIEGTVCQSDSPREHTLTRINTIESFDKVAKTHKKRGYFLSSDLKKRGITGVIPGSTRVWKYNTYGLTRKQADHVALSFRKIAEENDLSVA, translated from the coding sequence ATGAAGTGCACAGGCAATATTGATACGCGGGAGGTTGAGGAGTTATATATCAATATAGACCCCATTCAGGCAGGTGGAAGGCTCACAAACGAAGCGCAGAAGGCCGTTATTGCCTACTCTGACGGCTATTCTGTATGTGACAACTGCTTAAAACCCTTCAGGCTTGATTATATCAGAAAGCCTCCTATTGCAGAGTTTCATGAGGACTGTGCGAAGTGGCTCAATATGGATCAGTTAAGGGTTGTTCCGGGGGCAAGGCGCGGGTTTCAGGCGGTTGCAAACTCGCTGGTGCAGAAAGGCGACCCTGTGATTCTTACAGCACTCTCCCATTATACTGAATTTGTGTCGGTTGAGCAGTCCGGCGGTATCCCGTGTGAGATTCCGGCAGATGAGAACAATCATATCACAGGCGAAAATGCGGCAGAGAAGATTGAGGAGGTAATTGCAAAATTTGGTAAGACTCCCCCTCTGCTATATCTTGAGCATGTGGACTATCAGTACGGCAATATTCACGACATAAAGGGTGTTGTAAAGGCCGCACACCAGTATGACATTCCTGTCCTGCTGAATGGCGCGTACTCTGTCGGAATTATGCCCGTTGACGGTAAGGAACTCGGTGTTGATTTCATAGTCGGGTCAGGGCACAAGAGTATGGCAGCACCTGCACCGTCAGGTGTCCTTGCGGCAAATGAGGAGTATGCTGATGTAGTATTCCGGACAATCACTGCCAAAGGTGATGTGACCGGCCGGACATTTGGCATAAAAGAAGTTGAGATGATGGGCTGCACCCTTATGGGCGTGACAGTCATGGGCCTTATAGCCTCTTTCCCGGAGGTGAAAAAGCGCGTCCTTGAGTGGGACCGTGAGATTGAGCAGAGCCGGATAATAACAGATGCACTGCTTTCGATAGAGGGCACAGTCTGCCAGAGCGACAGTCCAAGGGAGCATACCCTTACAAGAATCAACACCATAGAATCGTTTGACAAAGTAGCAAAGACCCATAAGAAGAGGGGCTACTTCTTATCCAGTGATCTGAAGAAGAGAGGCATTACAGGTGTAATTCCGGGTTCGACAAGGGTCTGGAAGTATAATACATATGGTCTTACCCGGAAACAGGCCGATCATGTGGCGTTATCGTTCAGAAAAATTGCAGAGGAGAATGATCTCTCAGTTGCCTGA
- the thiI gene encoding tRNA uracil 4-sulfurtransferase ThiI, whose amino-acid sequence MNKAVMIRYGEIFLKSESVQRHYLRILDNNIKNALNTGGIEHRIERHRGRILIYGDNPEGIVSIVTKIFGILDACIAEVTESDREIIEKKAAEIAAKSLKPGMSFAVRPKRSNMKGFTSQELGASTGDRIWEMVPGLTVNLKDPDYEIFVEARTEGGLIYDRRTKGPGGLPVGTQGEVLSLISAGIDSPVAAWLVMRRGCTSSFIFFRGKGYFGKDTEDAVLENMKNLSLWSPGRKIRLYSIDLEDFYTEILDKITPRYLCLVCKRFMMHLSAEIAIGKGMSGIVMGNNLGQVASQTLANMAVTEEVIPPGLPLLQPLLTWDKGEIVDLARKIGTFREFAGDLDCTVVPKHPAVSATIADLKAEEEKLDYELLTGKCLETLDYIKILNGEVIESGN is encoded by the coding sequence ATGAATAAAGCTGTAATGATCAGATATGGGGAGATATTCCTCAAAAGTGAATCAGTTCAGAGGCATTACCTCAGAATACTTGACAATAATATAAAAAACGCCCTGAATACAGGTGGAATCGAACACAGGATAGAGAGACACAGGGGCAGGATTCTAATCTATGGAGATAATCCGGAAGGAATAGTCAGCATTGTCACAAAAATATTCGGTATCCTTGATGCCTGCATTGCTGAAGTCACTGAATCTGACAGGGAGATCATCGAGAAAAAAGCTGCCGAAATCGCTGCAAAATCACTAAAACCGGGAATGAGCTTTGCAGTACGGCCAAAGAGATCCAATATGAAAGGCTTCACAAGCCAGGAGCTTGGGGCATCAACAGGTGACAGAATCTGGGAGATGGTCCCCGGCCTGACAGTGAACCTTAAAGATCCGGATTACGAGATATTTGTCGAGGCAAGAACAGAAGGCGGCCTCATATACGACAGAAGAACAAAAGGGCCGGGCGGACTTCCGGTGGGGACACAGGGAGAAGTTCTCTCGCTCATCTCTGCCGGAATCGACTCCCCGGTTGCCGCATGGCTTGTCATGAGAAGAGGGTGCACATCCTCGTTCATATTCTTCAGGGGTAAAGGCTACTTTGGTAAAGACACCGAAGATGCAGTGCTTGAAAATATGAAAAACCTCTCACTGTGGTCTCCGGGCAGAAAGATCAGACTTTACTCCATAGATCTTGAGGATTTCTACACCGAAATTCTGGATAAGATTACACCACGATACCTCTGCCTTGTATGCAAGAGGTTTATGATGCACCTCTCAGCAGAGATTGCTATAGGAAAGGGAATGTCCGGCATTGTCATGGGCAACAACCTCGGGCAGGTTGCCTCACAGACACTTGCCAATATGGCGGTTACAGAGGAGGTCATCCCACCCGGACTGCCGCTCCTTCAGCCGCTCTTAACATGGGACAAGGGAGAGATTGTTGACCTTGCAAGAAAGATCGGCACATTCAGGGAATTTGCAGGCGATCTTGACTGCACAGTCGTTCCAAAGCATCCGGCAGTATCAGCCACGATTGCTGACCTTAAAGCAGAAGAAGAGAAACTTGACTATGAATTGCTGACCGGAAAATGTCTGGAAACCTTAGATTATATTAAAATATTAAATGGAGAGGTTATCGAATCAGGCAACTGA